A stretch of the Bacteroidales bacterium genome encodes the following:
- a CDS encoding serine/threonine-protein phosphatase: protein MKIDLFKPQFIFGKGKRDNMEDCIFPYPGLASENDGFFIVCDGMGGHAKGEVASKLACETLGNYFSNHISEMISETTFLDAFNKLQSVFDEYTSNNASAKGMGTTVVMAVLHHNGIAVAHVGDSRFYHFRNGKIIWQTLDHSLVNQWVKQGLISKADAIKHPKSNVITRAIQGKKVAKVSPEVNFIYYVVPGDYFLLCTDGITEGISESQLCDILGSDNDNETKIGLIEQLCEANSRDNYSAYLLKVKEIH, encoded by the coding sequence ATGAAAATTGACTTATTCAAACCACAGTTTATTTTCGGCAAGGGCAAGCGCGACAATATGGAAGATTGCATATTTCCTTACCCGGGTTTAGCCTCTGAAAATGATGGTTTTTTTATTGTATGCGATGGGATGGGTGGACACGCAAAAGGTGAAGTAGCAAGCAAACTAGCCTGCGAAACCCTTGGCAATTATTTTTCGAACCATATTTCAGAAATGATCTCTGAAACAACGTTTCTTGATGCCTTCAACAAGCTGCAGTCGGTTTTTGATGAATATACCAGCAACAACGCCAGCGCAAAAGGAATGGGAACCACTGTAGTTATGGCTGTACTTCATCATAACGGCATTGCTGTTGCCCATGTTGGCGATAGCAGATTTTATCACTTCAGGAATGGTAAAATTATCTGGCAAACCCTTGACCATTCGCTGGTAAATCAATGGGTAAAGCAAGGATTGATATCGAAAGCAGATGCCATCAAACATCCAAAATCAAATGTTATTACCAGGGCGATTCAGGGAAAGAAAGTTGCTAAGGTTAGCCCGGAAGTGAATTTTATCTATTATGTGGTTCCCGGCGACTATTTCCTGCTTTGCACCGATGGCATCACCGAAGGGATTAGTGAATCACAGTTATGCGATATACTGGGTTCGGACAATGACAATGAAACAAAGATAGGTTTGATAGAGCAACTTTGCGAAGCCAATTCACGCGATAATTACTCAGCTTACCTGTTGAAGGTGAAAGAAATTCATTGA